The nucleotide sequence TAGCAGTTACCTTTGCAATCTGGCTTTTTTCTACTTTGTTCACTTCCATCCATGTTGACCGCTTATTTTAAGAGAGAAGGAGGCGGCGGGGCATATGAAAAGAATAAAGAAATCCGTCTGGCTGACAGCAAGTGTGCTGATCATTGCCGGCAACTTGTATTTAACCTTTAAAGAAGACAGCAAAGCTGACCGGTCACAATGGCTGACAGAATGGAATCAATCGGCAAAAGATGACGTGGTTGAATCCTTCCAAACAACAGGTGTGATCATTCCAGCAGATGAATATCCGATTTATTTCGATAAAAATGAAGGAACATTTTTAAGGTTCCTCGTAGAAAAAGGCCAACAGGTCGATGCAGGCACACCGCTATTTGAATATTCATCATCCAAACTTGAGCAAGAAATAGAAGAATTAGAGGCAGAAAAGAAACAAACAGAGAAGCAAGTTCAATTAATTGATGGACAAATATCTAAATTGAATACGATTTTAGATAAGATAGAAAGGGAAGAAAGGGCAGCAGATGATAAGAAAGATGACGAGAAAGACGATAAGAAAGACAGTGCTGCCAAAGTAACCGTTGAAAAAGACATTATTGATCAAGAAACAGAAAAACTGAAATTAGAAGAAGAAATTCGTAAATATGATTCCTTAATTTCACAGACTGAATCTAAAAAGAACAACTTAGTCGTCAAAAGTGAAAAAGAAGGCGTTGTTAAAAATCTAAATGCTCGTCTCGATAATCCGATTATCACTATCCGCTCTCCCGAAGCGGCTGTTCAAGGTGTCTTTGACGAACAGCAAATGAATAAAGTAAAGGAAGGATTAATGATCCATGCCTCTGTCGATCCCCTTCCAGTTACCTTTCAAGGTGAAATTTCAAGCATCGAAAAGTTTCCAGAGCAGGAACCGTCTGTGAAAAGAAAGAGCTTATATCCATTCACCGCTCAGCTTGATAAAAGCAATATGAAAGAAGCGGCTGATCAGCTGTTGCCGGGTATGAAAGCAAATGTTACAGTCGTCACAAAGGAAGCTTTACAAGCTGTAACCGTCCCTGCTTCTACCTTGATGAAAACCGGCAATCACTCTTATGTATTTGTCTTAAATACAAAAGGGCAAATTGAAAAAAGAGCCGTGCAAAAAGGGCTTCTTGTGGACGGCCTTCAAGAAATTAAGAGCGGCTTAAAAGCTGGCGAAAAGGTTGTAGCCCATCCCGAGAAACTCATCGCTAAGCAAGATCGTTTTATTACGCCGGCCGATTATACAGCCATACAGAAGAAACAGCTAGAGCAACTAACAAAAACCGAACGATTGAAATTTATGTTAATGGGTGTATTGTCATAACTTTATTTAACAGAGCGAAATTTCGCTCTGTTTTTTTATTTCTACTGGTAATCTGTCAAACTATCAATAGCAGAAAAAAGACTGGAGATTAACAGGAAAACGGTATTCATTATTAAGGCGTCTCCCTGCATTGGTCACGTCCCTATGCCAAGCAGACCCTTCTCCTCTAGAAGAAAAGGGTCTGCTTGCCAATAAAATACAGGCCGCTTATTAGGCTTATCCCCGCTAATGAATCGACTCCCTACTCGGGGCTATTGGAATTCATTCATAAGAAGATGTAAATCCCCATAGCCTAGATAACATTTTCAAAAGAGGCCACACTCCCATCTGAAAATACTATCTTGACTTCTTGTACCAAAATTACCTTTGATTTTCTTGAGTAATAACCTGCTGCGAAGCCGGCCTGGCCGACCCCGATTACATTACCATTATAATGGCTCTCCAAAAGTTAAAATTAAATAAGTGAATGGATGAAGACCTATAAAAAAAAACACAAAGCAGCTTATCAATCGAACCGCTTTGTGTTTTTCCTCTACTCAAGTCTTTCTTACTTTACTGTCAGTTTGTACGGCTGTGCAGAAGCGCGGCCTTCTGTTTCGCTAATTTCGATAAAGTACTTTCCTTTTTTCAATTGGATGACAGCCAATTCTTCATCGCCGCTTCCGTAATGATCAAAGCTTTGAACGAGCACACCCTTGGCGTTATAAATTTCAATTTTTCCGTCCAGCCCATCTTCCATTTCTAACGCAAGAGAAAACGTTCTATCTTTTGTTACATTTAAGACGAAGTGATCGATATCACCAAACGGAACACCGGCGTTCATATACCCATTTATCCCAAGATGTCCATTCATCTTCTTTAAAGAAATCGGCTTTTGAGGTACATGGTTTACCACCTTGCCATCGCCATCTTTTAGTGCATCTTTCATATCAGCCAACTTTATTTCATACGGCTGGAGACTCGGCTTCATGGAAAGGAATGAACTGACTGCAAGGAAATACCCCGTGTCTTCTTTTGCCATAAAGGAAAGGTTTGCTTTTGTTTCAAATGACAACTCAAGCAAGTTAGGGCCAAATGGGATAGACTTCAGCTGCTCTTCTTCGTCTAATACCTTGTCACCGTTCGTATCTTCGATGAGTGCGCCAGTGAAAATAGCCGGTTGACGAAGATCATAAGGAATCGCTGCTTTTTCAGCTGCTGTTAATTTTCCTTGATCAATATTTAAACGATAGACTGCCTGTTTACCACTATTTTTAAAGTAATAAAAGCCAGTATCCCCTGGATAAATAAAGTAATTCTTAAATGCTGTTCCTGGCTTAAGCATTTTTGCGTTTTCAGGGGTGTTCTCATTCTGTCCAGTTCCCTGTGGCGTATGAGCCAGCTTCTTGGAACGTATCGTGTATGGGTCTGCAGAAATATTGTACGTTTCATTTGCCAAACGCAGAATGTAGGTTTCTCCCTTTTTAAGAGCCATCGTCATTTTATTATTTTTTGCGCCGCCAAGCAGACTCATAATCAGGCTGAGAAGATCCTCTTCACCGCCTGAAATCGGAATCAGTTCGTTCGTTTCTTTATCATATTGCAAAACAGTAGCAACTGGCAGCTGGCTTGATCCTTTTTGAACATCAAACTCATAGATGCCGTTCTCTGCAGGGGTGAAAGAATAGTAATCTTCATCCCCTTCTAGTTGAAAATAACCGGATTTTGTATTTCCGAGTTTGTACGGTATGGCATTAGACAAAATGGCTTTTGTCATTTCGCCTTCCATTTCTTCTGTCGGCTCTTCATCAAGCGTGCCATCTATCGCTTCAGCAGCTTTTGTTTGCGCGTATTTTGCAGGGGCTATTTCCCCCTTTTCAAGCGCTGTTTCTAAATCTTCTTTAAATGGCAGACCATCTTCATCTTCCGGCAGTTGCTTTTCTTCCACTTTTAATTCATAAGGATAAGCAGACGCTGCATATTCATCAAATTGAAAGGCTCCCGGGTTCATCATAAGTAAATCAAGAAGAGACCCTATGCCCCCGGCATCGCCAAATGATTCATTTGTTACGGTGAGCTGGTATTTAACTCCAGGCACCGCTTTAAAAGAAAGTACTTCTCCCTCGCTCATGCCGCGATCATCAGCCTCAGCAATCTCTTCTACTGTTGTCGTGTTGCCTTCTTCTTCCTCTTCCTCGGTTATCATAGAAAGACTCATGGCAGAGTTTACCCCTGGCAAAGCAGATAAGGAAACAGAAAGCACTTTTGCTTCATCGACCTCGATGGTGTAATGATCATGGTCAGGCATTCCTTCCTCTTCCGGGAATAAGGTGAAATCCCCTTTTTTGTAAGGAAGTGATTTGATAACTATTGGTTGATCAGACGTGTCAGGATCTGCTTTCAATCCGCTGATCTTTTCAGCTGTGAATGTGTAAGACGATAAACCAGCTGTACTGTAACTGCCATTCACATCTTTTATGCCAATAAAGAGCGTTCCTTTTTCTTCAGCCTTAAATAAGTAGCCTTCCTTTTCTCCAGCACGGCCTTTATTATATTCCGTGAGCATGCCTTCGTCTGTCTCGGCTCCTTCAGGAACAAAGTAAAAATCCATTCCATAATCATAATCGCGGCTTGCCTCTAATACGGTTTGGACATGTTCATTTTCATTTAAGTTCATTTTAAACCAGTGTGTTTCACCAGGTGTTTTTAGCTGCCCCTTCATCATGTTCTTGCCTGCTGTTAACGGCTTTGCAGAGCGACTGAGAGTTTCACTGGTCAGGACCTGCTTCTTTGGCAGCTTTTTGATGTCATAGGACAGTGCAGCCAGCGGGTTAACCAATCCATTAGCATAGGTTGTATCATAGCCTTTTGCCCCCAGGTCTGTCGCTGTTCTTTCCAAAATATTTTCAATATCATAAGCAGACAGTTCGGGATGCTTGGACTTCAATAAAGAGACAACACCAGCAACCATTGGAGCTGCCATAGAGGTGCCGGTTAGCATAGCAAAGCTCGATCCTTTGCCGTCTTTTTCATAAGCCGTACTGTAGATATCTTCTCCTGGAGCCACTACATCAACAGAAGGACCGAAATTCGAACTATCAGATAATCTCTTATTGCGGTCAATATTTCCGACACTGATTACACCAGGGTAAGAAGCCGGATAAGAATAAATATCTGTTGATTCATTC is from Bacillus sp. PK3_68 and encodes:
- a CDS encoding S8 family serine peptidase, with the protein product MKTWKKVLALGLSAVMVFPAAAGASVHNQEVKVFQQVSEQTPVTAAASEKNKEAYKALKEMNELVDTNTLVIKYTKPLNRAIHKKAGTVLVRSLPKLGYDIVHVPKSKKVSDAMKVYRQQKGISSITPSVKYKQFATAQSDPKKSKMYHLPLLNIDKALKLSGKHKVTVAVVDGGVDYKHPDLQGQLLPPYNAADPANNPVRDLHGTHVAGIIASKANNGIGGHGVNPNAKILPIDVFNGKMSANDFTIAEGILYAVAKGADVINLSLGGFASSPLVEEAIREAIDSGAVVVAAAGNESTDIYSYPASYPGVISVGNIDRNKRLSDSSNFGPSVDVVAPGEDIYSTAYEKDGKGSSFAMLTGTSMAAPMVAGVVSLLKSKHPELSAYDIENILERTATDLGAKGYDTTYANGLVNPLAALSYDIKKLPKKQVLTSETLSRSAKPLTAGKNMMKGQLKTPGETHWFKMNLNENEHVQTVLEASRDYDYGMDFYFVPEGAETDEGMLTEYNKGRAGEKEGYLFKAEEKGTLFIGIKDVNGSYSTAGLSSYTFTAEKISGLKADPDTSDQPIVIKSLPYKKGDFTLFPEEEGMPDHDHYTIEVDEAKVLSVSLSALPGVNSAMSLSMITEEEEEEGNTTTVEEIAEADDRGMSEGEVLSFKAVPGVKYQLTVTNESFGDAGGIGSLLDLLMMNPGAFQFDEYAASAYPYELKVEEKQLPEDEDGLPFKEDLETALEKGEIAPAKYAQTKAAEAIDGTLDEEPTEEMEGEMTKAILSNAIPYKLGNTKSGYFQLEGDEDYYSFTPAENGIYEFDVQKGSSQLPVATVLQYDKETNELIPISGGEEDLLSLIMSLLGGAKNNKMTMALKKGETYILRLANETYNISADPYTIRSKKLAHTPQGTGQNENTPENAKMLKPGTAFKNYFIYPGDTGFYYFKNSGKQAVYRLNIDQGKLTAAEKAAIPYDLRQPAIFTGALIEDTNGDKVLDEEEQLKSIPFGPNLLELSFETKANLSFMAKEDTGYFLAVSSFLSMKPSLQPYEIKLADMKDALKDGDGKVVNHVPQKPISLKKMNGHLGINGYMNAGVPFGDIDHFVLNVTKDRTFSLALEMEDGLDGKIEIYNAKGVLVQSFDHYGSGDEELAVIQLKKGKYFIEISETEGRASAQPYKLTVK